From a region of the uncultured Desulfatiglans sp. genome:
- a CDS encoding conserved hypothetical protein (Evidence 4 : Unknown function but conserved in other organisms): protein MKIAELLAGKKNGEQVTIDGLTIPVAVLKALEKEGYQHATLFKDNRTFACWGDACSACFTQESLRERTRSK, encoded by the coding sequence CAGGCAAAAAAAACGGCGAGCAGGTCACTATCGACGGCCTCACCATCCCGGTCGCGGTCTTGAAGGCGCTCGAAAAAGAGGGCTACCAGCATGCGACGCTCTTCAAGGACAACCGGACGTTCGCCTGCTGGGGTGATGCCTGCTCGGCCTGTTTTACCCAAGAGAGTCTCAGGGAGCGGACTCGATCCAAATAA